A stretch of Dietzia lutea DNA encodes these proteins:
- a CDS encoding TetR/AcrR family transcriptional regulator encodes MTTTEPPEAAPTGLRETKKARTRASIARAALQLVAEDGLQATTVEAIAARADVSPRTFFNYFDSKDEAVVHLSTDRFHRLMGRLFDGAGDTADENPVIRVRDHMLRFLADADAEQASDDELMRSALERDPSLFGTLHASMTAIGEQFEATITGAYSDDLARDRARVGLSVALGLTQTAVLDDCHGRTESPVAERVAHYFTVLESAFR; translated from the coding sequence GTGACCACGACCGAACCGCCCGAGGCGGCCCCCACCGGCCTCCGCGAGACCAAGAAGGCCCGCACCCGGGCGTCGATCGCCCGCGCCGCCCTGCAGCTGGTCGCGGAGGACGGCCTCCAGGCCACCACCGTCGAGGCGATCGCCGCGCGCGCCGACGTCTCCCCCCGCACGTTCTTCAACTACTTCGACTCCAAGGACGAGGCGGTGGTCCACCTGAGCACGGACAGGTTCCACCGCCTGATGGGCCGGCTGTTCGACGGCGCCGGCGACACCGCCGACGAGAACCCGGTCATCCGGGTGCGCGACCACATGCTGCGTTTCCTGGCCGACGCCGACGCGGAGCAGGCCTCCGACGACGAGCTCATGCGCTCGGCACTCGAGCGGGACCCGTCACTGTTCGGGACCCTCCACGCGTCGATGACCGCCATCGGCGAGCAGTTCGAGGCCACCATCACCGGCGCCTACTCCGACGACCTCGCCCGCGACCGGGCGCGCGTCGGTCTGAGCGTCGCGCTGGGCCTCACCCAGACCGCCGTGCTCGACGACTGCCACGGCCGCACCGAGTCCCCCGTCGCCGAGCGCGTCGCCCACTACTTCACGGTGCTCGAGTCCGCGTTCCGCTGA
- a CDS encoding MFS transporter, with product MDSRNAGSADKREVVDRVAGVMTADRRERIHRRTLAVVVISQAFGGAGLAAGISVGALIAQDMMGTESLSGLPTALFTLGAALAAFLVGRVTQHVGRRIGLGLGFTAGGLGAVGVVIATQLGSPALLFTALFVYGAGTATNLQARYAGTDLASPERKGTAVSVAMVATAIGAIAGPNLIGPLGGLATNLGLPALTGPFLLAAVAYLLAGAVLFTMLRPDPFLLARQLENQAPAALDADAAHAADEQGSSDSGSDGLPRLVLVGALVMVISQFVMVAVMTMTPVHMRAHDHSMGAVGLVIGLHIGAMWLPSLVTGLLVDATGPRPTAISSGSILLAAGVTAALAPDDSLTALIIALVLLGLGWNFGLVAGTTMVVKGTRPATRASTQGSIDVWVNVFGAGAGAVSGVLMHAAGFSVLAIAGGIVALIIIPALALAPRAGR from the coding sequence ATGGATTCACGGAATGCGGGCTCAGCCGACAAGCGGGAGGTGGTCGACCGCGTCGCCGGCGTGATGACCGCCGACAGGCGTGAGCGGATCCACCGCCGCACGCTGGCCGTCGTCGTCATCAGCCAGGCCTTCGGCGGCGCCGGCCTCGCGGCCGGCATCTCCGTGGGCGCGCTGATCGCCCAGGACATGATGGGGACCGAATCCCTGTCGGGCTTGCCGACCGCTCTGTTCACCCTCGGTGCTGCTCTGGCCGCGTTCCTGGTGGGGCGCGTCACCCAACACGTCGGTCGGCGGATCGGACTGGGCCTGGGGTTCACAGCCGGCGGCCTCGGCGCAGTCGGCGTGGTCATCGCCACCCAACTGGGCAGCCCAGCACTGCTGTTCACCGCACTGTTCGTCTACGGTGCCGGCACTGCCACCAATCTGCAGGCACGCTACGCGGGAACCGACCTCGCGTCCCCTGAACGTAAGGGCACCGCGGTCAGTGTCGCGATGGTGGCCACGGCCATCGGCGCGATCGCCGGCCCGAATCTCATCGGGCCCCTCGGCGGCCTGGCGACGAACCTGGGCCTGCCGGCGTTAACCGGACCATTCCTCCTCGCCGCGGTGGCATACCTTCTGGCCGGCGCCGTGCTGTTCACCATGCTGCGACCGGACCCGTTCCTGCTCGCCCGCCAGTTGGAGAACCAGGCGCCCGCCGCGCTCGACGCCGACGCCGCGCACGCCGCGGACGAGCAGGGGTCGTCGGACAGTGGGTCGGACGGCCTGCCCCGCCTGGTCCTGGTCGGCGCGCTGGTGATGGTCATCTCGCAGTTCGTCATGGTCGCCGTCATGACCATGACGCCGGTGCACATGCGCGCCCACGATCACAGCATGGGCGCGGTCGGCCTGGTGATCGGTCTGCACATCGGCGCGATGTGGCTCCCCTCGCTGGTCACCGGCCTCCTCGTCGACGCGACAGGCCCCCGACCGACCGCGATCTCCTCGGGATCGATCCTGCTCGCCGCCGGCGTGACCGCGGCGCTGGCCCCCGACGACAGCCTGACCGCGCTGATCATCGCCCTGGTGCTCCTCGGCCTGGGATGGAACTTCGGCCTGGTCGCCGGGACCACCATGGTGGTCAAGGGCACCCGGCCCGCGACCCGCGCCTCGACCCAGGGATCCATCGACGTGTGGGTCAACGTTTTCGGTGCCGGCGCCGGCGCGGTGTCCGGTGTGCTCATGCACGCCGCCGGGTTCAGCGTCCTGGCGATCGCCGGCGGAATCGTCGCACTGATCATCATTCCGGCCCTGGCGCTCGCTCCCCGCGCCGGCCGGTGA